DNA sequence from the Candidatus Binatota bacterium genome:
CTATGTTGATCGGCGAGGGGTCGTTGATACAACGTGCGGCTTCAACGATGGCGCGGGCGGCATCGTCGAGGAACAGGAAGTCACGGGTTGCCTGGCCGCTGCCCCAGCAGACTACACTCCTGTCGCCGGCCTCCAGCGCCGTGCGAAAGCGCCTGACCATGGCCGGCACCACAAACGAGCGCTCGGGGTCGTCCGACATTCCCGGGCCGTAGACATTGGTGAGCACCAGCAACGCGGCGCTCAAGCCGTACTGGCGGTGGTAGCCATCGAGCAGCGACACCAGCAGGCGCGATGCCGTGGCGTAGCCGGCCACCTCGGGCACTGGCGTGCCCGCCAGCAGGTCGCTCTCCTCGAGCGGCATGGGCGCGTCGGGCGCGTAGGCGTCGGCGCTGGCAACGGTCACCAGGCGCTCAACCTCAAACTTCCGGCAGGCCTCCACCACGTTCAAGGACATAGTAGCGTTGGCGTACAGATGGCGGCCGGGGTTCTGGCGATGAGCAACTATGCCGCCGCCCTCGCCCGCCAGGTGAATAACCAACTGAGGGGAAGTTTTTTCGAACAGTCCTTCGGTAGCCGCAGCGTCGGT
Encoded proteins:
- a CDS encoding NAD-dependent epimerase/dehydratase family protein, encoding MTDLTATRTLVTGGKGFIGSRVCELLHEAGAQATAVGRAEADLTDAAATEGLFEKTSPQLVIHLAGEGGGIVAHRQNPGRHLYANATMSLNVVEACRKFEVERLVTVASADAYAPDAPMPLEESDLLAGTPVPEVAGYATASRLLVSLLDGYHRQYGLSAALLVLTNVYGPGMSDDPERSFVVPAMVRRFRTALEAGDRSVVCWGSGQATRDFLFLDDAARAIVEAARCINDPSPINIGSGRETSIEELAHSLAALTGYTGAVEWDTSRPEGARRRVLNVTRAQELLGFQAKVGLEEGLKATLAEV